Proteins from a genomic interval of Longimicrobium sp.:
- a CDS encoding cytochrome P450: MSLSLPAAPASLAHLPDPPGPEKRPSLRHLLAFRRDPLGDFQRMSARWGDVVMFHLANRRAYLLTHPDLVRDVLVTHHRNFIKSLALQRARVLLGNGLLTSEGEFHLRQRRLAQPAFHKDKIAAMAAAMVRHAERTAQSWRPGMEFDTGREMTRMALAIAGDTLMGADVGAEAEEINRSLTDSLALFDRLHNPFAPLLDRLPVPGTLRMKRARRQLDATIYRAIDLRRRSGEDRDDLLGLLLAARDEEGDGGGMTDLQLRDEMLTLFLAGHETTANALAWTWHLLAQNPDAESRLHDELRTVLGGRAPGADDYPALPYTRAVLAESMRLYPPAWTIGREPLEDFEAGGYRIRAGSIVLVSPWVVHRDARWWSEPLEFRPERWLGDAEASHPRYAYFPFGGGPRKCIGEGFAWMEGVLALATLARRWRLRPVPGAAPTPQPRITLRAIGVQMRVEAV; the protein is encoded by the coding sequence ATGAGCCTGTCGCTTCCCGCAGCCCCCGCGAGCCTCGCGCACCTTCCCGATCCCCCCGGGCCGGAGAAGCGTCCCTCGCTGCGCCATCTGCTGGCGTTTCGCCGCGACCCGCTGGGCGACTTCCAGCGCATGAGCGCCCGCTGGGGCGACGTGGTGATGTTCCACCTGGCCAACCGCCGCGCGTACCTGCTGACGCACCCGGACCTGGTGCGCGATGTCCTGGTCACCCATCACCGCAACTTCATCAAGAGCCTGGCCCTGCAGCGTGCCCGCGTGCTGCTGGGCAACGGCCTGCTGACCAGCGAGGGCGAGTTTCACCTGCGCCAGCGGCGCCTGGCGCAGCCCGCGTTCCACAAGGACAAGATCGCCGCGATGGCCGCCGCCATGGTGCGTCACGCCGAGCGCACGGCCCAGTCGTGGCGGCCGGGGATGGAGTTCGACACCGGGCGCGAGATGACGCGGATGGCGCTAGCCATCGCCGGCGACACGCTGATGGGCGCCGACGTAGGAGCCGAGGCGGAGGAGATCAACCGCTCGCTGACGGACTCGCTGGCTCTCTTCGACCGGCTTCACAACCCATTCGCGCCCCTGCTGGACCGGCTGCCCGTACCCGGCACCCTGCGGATGAAGCGTGCGCGCCGCCAGCTGGACGCCACCATCTACCGCGCCATCGACCTGCGCCGCCGCTCCGGCGAGGACCGCGACGACCTGCTGGGCCTTCTGCTGGCGGCACGCGACGAGGAGGGCGACGGCGGCGGGATGACGGACCTTCAGCTTCGCGACGAGATGCTGACGTTGTTCCTTGCGGGCCACGAGACCACGGCCAACGCGCTGGCGTGGACGTGGCACCTGCTGGCGCAGAACCCCGACGCCGAGTCGCGCCTTCACGACGAGCTGCGCACCGTTCTCGGCGGCCGCGCGCCCGGCGCGGACGACTATCCGGCGCTGCCGTACACGCGGGCGGTGCTGGCGGAATCCATGCGCCTGTATCCACCGGCGTGGACCATCGGGCGGGAGCCGCTGGAGGACTTCGAGGCGGGGGGCTACCGCATCCGCGCGGGGAGCATCGTGCTGGTGAGCCCCTGGGTGGTGCACCGCGACGCGCGGTGGTGGAGCGAGCCCCTGGAGTTTCGCCCCGAGCGCTGGCTGGGCGATGCCGAGGCGTCGCACCCGCGGTACGCGTACTTTCCGTTCGGAGGCGGGCCGCGCAAGTGCATCGGCGAGGGGTTCGCGTGGATGGAAGGCGTGCTCGCCCTGGCCACGCTCGCCCGCCGCTGGCGCCTGCGCCCGGTCCCGGGCGCGGCGCCCACCCCCCAGCCCCGCATCACCCTGCGCGCCATCGGCGTGCAGATGCGCGTGGAGGCGGTGTGA
- a CDS encoding zinc-dependent metalloprotease gives MTAAGLALALFTASLDAAAQGPLPSIAEKTRGMDRRDGFVPVYWDVAAGKLWMEIPRAGEELIYVVSLPSGLGSNDVGLDRGQIGGERLVRFDRVGPRVLMVQPNQAYRAVSEDPDERRAVEESFAQSVLWGFTVGAETDGRVLVDATDFVLRDAHGVIPALKRARQGDYKLDATRSALYLPNTKAFPRNTEVEVTLTFTGDAPGALVRTVAPTPEAVTIRQRHSFVALPPPGYQPRRSDPRAGFFGISFFDYATPVGEEVVQRYISRHRLEKRDPTAAVSEPVRPIVYYVDRGAPEPIRSALVEGARWWNQAFEAAGYRDAFRVEVMPPGMDPLDARYNVIQWVHRSTRGWSYGNTVTDPRTGEIIKGHVSLGSLRVRQDYLLAEGLLAPYATGTEIPPEMERMALARIRQLSAHEVGHTLGLAHNYVASAQGRASVMDYPHPQVRLRADGTIDLSEAYTAEIGAWDKLAITWGYQHFPAGMDERTALEGILADTRGRGLTFVTDEDARAPGGLHPQAHLWDNGADAAAELRRTMAVRRAALERFGERAIRAGRPLATIEEALVPLYLHHRYQAEAAVKVLGGMSYTYALRGDRQDPLTPVPASVQRAALEALMLTLDPAELAMPRPLLELIPPRPFTYGAHRELFNRWTGLGFDAVSPAASAADLTVGLLLNDERAARLVQQNALNPAMPGLEWTLDQLVRGTFGRRHADPYLAEIDRAVERVVVEHLMRLAGTAPMPQVRAVAAGQLMQIRTSYGFEHTPSSPEQAHRALLTADITRFLEREYTPEQRITPPAIPPGAPIGDDGEF, from the coding sequence GTGACCGCAGCCGGTCTGGCCCTCGCGCTGTTTACGGCATCCCTGGACGCCGCCGCGCAAGGTCCGCTCCCCTCCATCGCCGAAAAGACGCGCGGCATGGACCGCCGCGACGGCTTCGTCCCCGTGTACTGGGACGTCGCCGCCGGCAAGCTGTGGATGGAGATCCCCCGCGCCGGCGAGGAGCTGATCTACGTCGTCTCGCTCCCCTCCGGGCTGGGCTCCAACGACGTGGGGCTGGACCGCGGGCAGATCGGCGGCGAGCGGCTGGTGCGCTTCGACCGCGTGGGCCCCCGCGTGCTGATGGTGCAGCCCAACCAGGCCTACCGCGCGGTGAGCGAAGACCCCGACGAGCGCCGCGCGGTGGAAGAGTCGTTCGCGCAGTCGGTGTTGTGGGGCTTTACCGTCGGGGCCGAGACGGACGGGCGGGTGCTGGTGGATGCGACGGACTTCGTGCTGCGCGACGCGCACGGCGTGATCCCCGCCCTCAAGCGCGCCCGCCAGGGCGACTACAAGCTGGACGCCACCCGCAGCGCGCTGTACCTGCCGAACACCAAGGCGTTTCCGCGCAACACCGAGGTAGAGGTGACGCTCACCTTTACCGGCGACGCCCCGGGCGCCCTCGTCCGCACCGTGGCGCCCACGCCCGAGGCCGTCACGATCCGCCAGCGGCACTCGTTCGTGGCGCTTCCCCCGCCGGGGTACCAGCCGCGCCGCAGCGACCCGCGCGCCGGCTTCTTCGGCATCTCGTTCTTCGACTACGCCACCCCCGTGGGCGAAGAGGTGGTGCAGCGCTACATCTCGCGCCACCGGCTGGAGAAGCGAGATCCCACCGCCGCGGTCAGCGAGCCGGTGCGGCCCATCGTCTACTACGTGGACCGCGGCGCGCCCGAGCCCATCCGCTCGGCGCTGGTGGAGGGGGCGCGCTGGTGGAACCAGGCGTTCGAGGCCGCCGGTTACCGCGACGCGTTCCGGGTGGAGGTGATGCCGCCGGGGATGGACCCGCTGGACGCGCGCTACAACGTCATCCAGTGGGTGCACCGCTCCACGCGCGGATGGAGCTACGGCAACACCGTCACCGACCCGCGTACGGGCGAGATCATCAAGGGCCACGTGTCGCTCGGCAGCCTGCGGGTGCGGCAGGACTACCTGCTGGCCGAGGGGCTGCTGGCGCCGTACGCCACCGGGACGGAGATCCCGCCGGAGATGGAGCGGATGGCGCTGGCCCGCATCCGCCAGCTTTCGGCGCACGAGGTGGGGCACACGCTGGGGCTGGCCCACAACTACGTCGCCAGCGCGCAGGGCCGCGCGTCGGTGATGGACTACCCCCACCCCCAGGTGAGGCTGCGCGCGGACGGCACCATCGACCTGTCCGAGGCGTACACGGCCGAGATCGGGGCCTGGGACAAGCTGGCCATCACCTGGGGATACCAGCACTTTCCCGCGGGGATGGACGAGCGCACCGCGCTGGAAGGGATCCTGGCCGACACCCGCGGGCGCGGGCTGACGTTCGTGACGGACGAGGATGCGCGCGCGCCCGGCGGCCTTCACCCCCAGGCCCACCTGTGGGACAACGGTGCTGACGCCGCCGCCGAGCTTCGGCGCACGATGGCGGTGCGGCGCGCCGCGCTGGAGCGCTTCGGAGAGCGGGCCATCCGCGCGGGACGGCCCTTGGCGACGATCGAGGAGGCGCTGGTGCCGCTGTACCTTCACCACCGCTACCAGGCGGAGGCGGCGGTGAAGGTGCTGGGCGGGATGTCGTACACGTACGCGCTGCGCGGCGACCGGCAGGACCCGCTGACGCCCGTTCCCGCCAGCGTGCAGCGCGCCGCGCTCGAGGCCCTGATGCTGACGCTGGACCCGGCGGAGCTCGCCATGCCTCGGCCTCTGCTGGAGCTGATCCCCCCGCGCCCGTTCACGTACGGCGCGCACCGCGAGCTGTTCAACCGCTGGACGGGGCTGGGCTTCGACGCGGTGTCGCCCGCGGCTTCGGCGGCGGACCTGACGGTGGGGCTGCTGCTGAACGACGAGCGCGCCGCGCGGCTGGTGCAGCAGAACGCCCTGAACCCGGCGATGCCGGGGCTGGAGTGGACGCTGGATCAGCTGGTGCGCGGCACCTTCGGCCGCCGCCACGCCGACCCGTACCTGGCGGAGATCGACCGCGCGGTGGAGCGCGTGGTCGTGGAGCACCTGATGCGCCTCGCGGGCACGGCGCCCATGCCGCAGGTGCGCGCGGTCGCCGCCGGGCAGCTGATGCAGATCCGCACGAGCTACGGCTTCGAGCACACGCCCAGCAGCCCCGAACAGGCGCACCGCGCCCTGCTGACGGCCGACATCACGCGCTTCCTGGAGCGCGAGTACACCCCGGAGCAGCGCATCACGCCGCCCGCCATCCCGCCGGGCGCCCCCATCGGCGACGACGGCGAGTTCTGA